Proteins from one Cryptomeria japonica chromosome 4, Sugi_1.0, whole genome shotgun sequence genomic window:
- the LOC131041717 gene encoding uncharacterized protein LOC131041717 has protein sequence MRKATTWSPPNPGWIKLNFDGASRGNSGPLGIGYVIKYHTGAILGKMAKPIPPDKNNIAELKALQFGLIECIKHGLNNILVEGDSEIAINAIKRKKTPNWRLQGILDNIIVSLDRIENYEAKHIYREENSEADALSKIAAQGTYIYRWDQGIWPIVSSDHLI, from the coding sequence ATGAGAAAAGCGACAACCTGGTCTCCTCCAAATCCTGGTTGgattaaactaaattttgatggtgcttctagaggTAATTCGGGTCCTTTAGGCATAGGATATGTAATCAAATATCATACAGGAGCAATCCTTGGGAAAATGGCAAAGCCAATCCCCCCAGACaaaaacaacatagcagaattAAAAGCATTGCAATTTGGATTGATAGAGTGCATAAAGCATGGTTTAAATAACATTCTAGTGGAGGGCGATTCAGAGATAGCAATAAATGCAATTAAGAGGAAAAAAACTCCAAACTGGAGATTGCAGGGAATCCTAGACAACATAATTGTAAGCCTCGATAGAATAGAAAACTATGAAGCAAAGCACATCTACAGAGAAGAAAACTCAGAGGCTGATGCTCTCTCAAAAATAGCTGCTCAAGGAACCTACATCTACAGGTGGGATCAGGGAATTTGGCCAATTGTCTCATCAGACCATCTCATTTGA